From a region of the Candidatus Omnitrophota bacterium genome:
- the pgsA gene encoding CDP-diacylglycerol--glycerol-3-phosphate 3-phosphatidyltransferase — MFIKFLQSQSTLPNLLTSSRLVLSPLLAILFLFDQEIPWARYWALAIVVLSELTDLFDGYMARKHGQVTDFGKILDPMADSIYRDTIFLSLAVVHQVSLFLVLPILYRDSIISTLRTVCAYKGIVLAARKSGKMKAICQATIIIIILILRIAALHFPVIDNWLYLIANSLMGLACAVTLYSAFDYLSNLIPVIMKVTEEKPLSQFD; from the coding sequence ATGTTTATAAAATTCCTTCAATCGCAATCGACGCTGCCGAATCTATTGACATCCAGCCGATTGGTTCTAAGCCCTTTGCTGGCTATTCTCTTTCTCTTCGATCAGGAGATTCCTTGGGCGCGCTATTGGGCGTTAGCCATCGTTGTACTTTCGGAACTTACGGATCTTTTCGACGGTTATATGGCGCGCAAGCATGGGCAGGTAACCGATTTCGGCAAAATTCTCGATCCCATGGCGGACAGCATTTACCGGGACACGATTTTTTTGAGTCTGGCCGTCGTGCACCAGGTATCCCTTTTTCTTGTACTGCCGATTTTGTATCGAGATTCCATCATCTCCACGCTGCGCACTGTTTGCGCCTACAAAGGCATTGTGTTGGCGGCCAGAAAAAGCGGAAAGATGAAAGCCATTTGTCAAGCAACGATCATAATTATTATTTTAATATTGCGCATTGCCGCTCTTCATTTTCCCGTCATCGATAACTGGTTGTATCTGATCGCCAACTCCCTGATGGGCCTTGCTTGCGCCGTTACGTTATACTCCGCTTTCGATTACCTAAGCAACCTAATACCCGTTATTATGAAGGTAACAGAAGAAAAACCGCTATCTCAATTCGATTGA
- the thiL gene encoding thiamine-phosphate kinase, with the protein MNGSQGKSEILSDIGEFGLIQRIEQILGPSSSAVSVGLGDDAATVFPPSAPLVVTTDAMVEGVHFRQEWTSPGDLAHKALASNLSDLAAKCARPAFYLIVLGLPPDVETAWVEDFYRALARLREEWDFELIGGDTVRSTVRFLSIAAWGTQTTPRPIALSGAQPGDRIFVTGFPGDAAAGLEILLHGKTIPENETESELVRRFLRPTPRIKEALAIAQRILPHSMTDISDGLARDLPKLCAASGVGAKIDAARLPCSESLRRFAGDRAAEYVWKGGEDYELLFTLSASDAEKLTQEWTLDCPLREIGEAAARENGIEIAGFPQGIPIGFDHFRE; encoded by the coding sequence ATGAACGGATCGCAGGGAAAATCGGAAATCCTTAGCGATATCGGCGAGTTTGGATTGATTCAACGGATCGAGCAGATTCTTGGACCATCCTCCAGCGCCGTCTCCGTCGGTTTGGGAGATGATGCGGCGACCGTTTTTCCTCCCTCCGCTCCCCTCGTTGTTACCACGGACGCTATGGTGGAAGGCGTCCACTTTCGCCAGGAATGGACATCGCCCGGCGACTTAGCCCATAAGGCATTGGCTTCCAACTTGAGCGATCTGGCCGCCAAATGCGCCCGGCCCGCCTTCTATCTCATCGTTTTGGGTTTGCCGCCCGACGTGGAAACGGCTTGGGTAGAAGATTTTTACCGCGCTCTTGCACGCTTGCGCGAGGAATGGGATTTCGAATTGATCGGCGGCGATACCGTTCGCTCGACTGTCCGATTTCTCTCCATCGCCGCATGGGGAACGCAAACCACCCCCCGACCTATCGCTCTCTCCGGCGCGCAGCCGGGAGACCGCATTTTCGTTACCGGCTTTCCCGGCGACGCCGCTGCAGGACTAGAGATTTTATTGCATGGTAAAACCATTCCGGAAAACGAAACGGAATCGGAATTGGTTCGGCGCTTTCTTCGTCCAACTCCGAGAATTAAAGAAGCTCTCGCTATCGCCCAGCGGATTCTTCCCCATAGCATGACCGACATCAGCGACGGCCTTGCCCGCGATCTGCCCAAGCTGTGCGCGGCCAGCGGCGTTGGCGCGAAAATCGACGCTGCGCGGCTGCCTTGTTCCGAGTCTTTGCGCCGCTTTGCGGGAGATCGGGCGGCGGAATACGTCTGGAAAGGCGGGGAAGATTACGAACTGCTCTTTACGCTATCTGCATCGGATGCGGAAAAACTTACGCAGGAATGGACTCTCGATTGCCCCTTGCGGGAAATCGGCGAAGCGGCGGCGCGGGAGAATGGAATAGAAATAGCAGGCTTTCCGCAGGGCATTCCAATCGGCTTCGATCATTTCCGCGAATGA
- a CDS encoding CDP-alcohol phosphatidyltransferase family protein, with protein MVKLNLPNGLSMTRLLMVPCFFLFTYYWLKGENWMLWPARAILLLIVASDFFDGYLARVRGEVTQLGGILDPLADKLFVTASFVLLAVFDKIHDWLAITVVTKDILVSIGWCVFAVLFDKVDVEPSNLGKTATALQFFTVFAVVILPSSFPIVVLEYLTAAGTIMALVHYAYLASRNPSLR; from the coding sequence ATGGTGAAATTGAACCTGCCCAATGGACTTTCGATGACCCGCCTGTTGATGGTTCCCTGTTTTTTTCTTTTTACTTATTATTGGTTAAAAGGCGAAAATTGGATGTTATGGCCGGCGAGAGCGATATTGCTGCTCATCGTGGCCAGCGATTTTTTCGACGGATATTTGGCGCGAGTGCGGGGCGAGGTGACGCAATTGGGGGGAATTCTCGATCCCCTGGCGGATAAATTATTCGTAACGGCCTCCTTTGTCTTGCTGGCCGTATTCGATAAAATCCACGATTGGCTGGCTATTACCGTCGTAACGAAAGACATCCTTGTCAGCATAGGTTGGTGCGTATTCGCCGTTCTATTCGATAAAGTAGACGTGGAACCATCCAATCTTGGAAAAACAGCCACCGCCTTGCAGTTTTTTACGGTATTCGCAGTAGTTATACTGCCATCATCGTTTCCCATCGTTGTTTTGGAGTATTTGACGGCGGCGGGGACGATAATGGCGTTGGTTCATTACGCTTATCTCGCATCGCGGAATCCTTCGCTACGGTAA
- a CDS encoding GntR family transcriptional regulator gives MSDLFERLPKYVQIKESIRNEIENGVLNEGQQLPSESALIDRFGASKMTVIRALQELVQEGYLRRVQGKGTYVLRPSKNAPLIGVLVPGTDQGIFPVILHSIEERAHILGYEVFLCSTDDDAAKVETFAERLIARKAAGVIAAPLERVADTSCNLRWYGMFREAQIPVILVDRGIKNLENVPIVQTNNKEAMANLTREVMKRGHRRILMVRWEEIQSTSTDERVAGFMESAVKSGEKAELAKVVSVSGEKPFSKSLEDFETILCEYEPTALMCLNDQIAIHVFSLLKNVGASLGAEVSITGFDDLPFSEAIGLTTVHQPLEQEGVEAVNLLHQMIRGKKVESKTINSNVVIRSSLLTVAKPVNGV, from the coding sequence ATGTCGGACTTGTTTGAGCGTTTACCGAAATACGTCCAGATCAAAGAATCTATCCGTAACGAAATCGAGAACGGCGTACTGAACGAAGGACAACAACTGCCATCCGAATCGGCGCTGATCGATCGTTTCGGCGCGAGCAAAATGACGGTGATCCGCGCCTTGCAGGAACTGGTGCAGGAGGGTTATTTGCGCCGCGTCCAGGGAAAAGGAACGTATGTTCTTCGTCCATCGAAAAACGCGCCCTTGATCGGCGTCCTCGTACCGGGAACGGATCAGGGCATCTTCCCCGTCATTTTGCACAGCATCGAGGAACGCGCCCACATTCTGGGATACGAAGTGTTTTTATGCAGCACCGACGACGATGCGGCGAAAGTAGAAACCTTCGCCGAGCGCCTTATCGCCCGCAAGGCGGCGGGCGTCATCGCCGCTCCATTGGAGCGCGTAGCCGATACTTCGTGCAATCTCCGTTGGTACGGCATGTTTCGCGAAGCGCAGATTCCCGTAATCCTTGTGGATCGGGGCATTAAAAATCTGGAAAACGTTCCCATCGTGCAAACCAATAATAAAGAAGCGATGGCCAATCTCACTCGCGAAGTCATGAAACGGGGACACCGGCGCATCCTGATGGTCCGATGGGAGGAAATCCAGAGCACTTCGACGGACGAGCGCGTCGCTGGTTTCATGGAATCCGCCGTAAAAAGCGGCGAAAAAGCGGAACTGGCCAAGGTAGTAAGCGTCAGCGGCGAAAAACCTTTTTCCAAAAGTTTGGAAGATTTCGAAACGATTCTCTGCGAATACGAACCGACGGCGTTGATGTGCCTGAACGATCAAATCGCCATTCACGTTTTCAGCCTTTTGAAAAACGTCGGCGCCAGTTTAGGAGCGGAAGTCTCTATCACCGGCTTCGACGATCTGCCCTTCTCGGAAGCGATCGGATTGACAACCGTCCATCAACCGTTGGAACAAGAAGGCGTTGAGGCAGTGAATCTTTTGCATCAGATGATCCGAGGCAAGAAAGTCGAATCCAAAACCATCAATTCCAACGTCGTGATTCGCTCTTCCCTGCTGACGGTCGCAAAGCCGGTCAATGGAGTTTGA